TCTAATTAAAATTACCAAGTTATTGGTATTGGAATACTTACATTTGCACCACCAATAACTTTAGCTGCTATATCAATGACTACGGAATTATTCGCTTCTGGTGATGATTTTAAGGTTAGTTTGAATTTTAATCCGGCACCCCCCCCCCAACCCTCCACTAGCACCAAATCCTTGGCTAACACTACTTACCTCTAAATCTAAAAGTGAACCAGTAAGTTCTAACCCATAAGTGCTTTCAAAAGTTCCATCAGGATTTTCCTTTAAACCACCCAAATATGCTCCAGCCGAACCTTTCGGAGTACTAATAGTCAAATCAACATCTGCATATCCAATAGGGATTTTAGATCTAGCACTTGCCAAATCTCCTGTTACAGATGTTCCTCCTTTACCAGCCTCAGCTTCAACGCGAATTGCTTTAGCTCCAACTCTTCCAAGCTGAACATCTATTCCTGTATTTAAATAGACATCTTCCCCACTCTTTTTTACTCCATAATTTATGAGTTTGGGTGCTGTAGCTGGCGGTTTTACTTTACCTTCTGGCACAGCTTCAGGAAGGATAGTTCCTGTAAATCGAACTAAATCCCCTTTCTCTAAATATTCAGGATTAACTCCTTCGGAGAAAGGCACCCAATTACCATCTATCATAATTTCGAAGGATTTAGACGCTGCCTCAGGATCAATCAATCCAGTGAGAGCCGCATAATATTTTGTTAACCAATCGCCTTCAATCGTTTTTATTATACCAGTCAGAGGATTAATGTTTACAGAATAACCAGTTTTATTGTTAGAAATACATATTGTATCCGCCGAAGATTCGCCTGTTTGCATGTTGTGCTGAGGATCAGTTGAAGTTTTCAGTCCCCACGAGTCAACGTTGCGAATAGGGTTGTTTTTTACAAAAATAAATAGATTTGTTGAATCTATTGCTCCAAATGGATCTATCGTAGACCATCTCAATAACCAAGGAACAAAATATCTCGCTCCATAGTAATAAAGCCCAGTTTCTTCATCCAATTCTTTACCACTGTATCGATATTTTTTTTTACTAAAACTTCCAAAACTCGTTTCACCGAAAGGAAAATATTCCTCTCCGTTTAAAAGGTTGTTCGCTTCATAGCTGTCACCGCCCAAAACTATATTGCTACTGCCTAAATGATCGTTTAAATGATACTTCACTTTAGGCGATGCATCGCTGCTATCGAACGGTTCGTCCACACGAACTAAAGCGATACGATTCTGGTTATCCATAATGTGAAGGAAATTATTTACTTTTTCATGGTTAATAGTTTTGCGGCTATGTTGTTCAAAAATAGTATCGATATACGTGGTCGTTGTGATCTCGTTTTGCTGGTTACTTACCAATTTCTTAACTCGAACTCCATCAGCCCCATATAAGTAGCGTGCCTTGATGGAAGGGTCACTACCGCCCTCCGGTTGCACCCGGTAACCTAGTCGATACTGAAAAAGCATTTTAGTAACTGATTTTACTGGAAAAAATTGCTAAAATTTGCTATGGTATTTGCAAGAAATTGATTCTAACCTTAATGTTTTCTTGCAAATTTTATCATGAAACCGACAAAACCACCTATAGAGGATAACCAAGGAGATCTTTTCCTGCCCCAACTCGAAAATATCATCTCCCTTGGCCACAGCCTGGTAAAATTATCCCGAGCAGTAGATTGGGACGCATTAGATAAAAAATTCGGTGTAACTTTTTGTGAAGATAACGGAAGGCCTGGGATTTCCACCAGACTGATGACGGCTTTGCATTACTTGAAGTTCACCTACAATCTAAGCGATGAAGCGGTAGTGAAAGGCTGGGTAGAAAATCCGTATTGGCAGTACTTCAGTGGAATGAAATACTTTGAGCATGAGCTGCCTTGTGACCCATCCAGCATGACGCGCTGGCGGAAGAGGATAGGCGAAGTCGGCGCAGAGGAGCTTTTGAAAAAGACTATTGAGGCTGGGTTGGTGCTAAAGGCTGTCAAAAAATCCCAGCTTCACAACATCAATGTGGATACGACGGTTCAAGAGAAAGATGTTCGGTTCCCGACGGATGCACGGCTTTATGATCGGGCCAGAGACCGGTTGGTAAAAGCAGCTAAAGATCGAGAAATCAATCTACGTCAGAATTACAATCGGTTATCCAAGCAAACGTTACTCAAGCAAAGCCGTTATGCGCATGCGAAACAAATGAAAAGAGCAAAGAAAGCAACCAAAAAACTCAAGACCTACTTGGGGCGTGTGATAAGGGACATTCAAAGGAAGTATCCTACCCCGGATAAAGAGATGGATGAACTCTTAAATGTGGCGACCCGTATTTGGAGCCAAAAAAGGAAGGACAAGAACAAAGTTTATAGCGTCCATGAGCCTCATGTTGAATGTATCAGTAAAGGTAAGGCACATAAACGCTACGAGTTTGGTTGCAAAGTCAGTGTTGCAACAACAAGTCGTGGTTGTTGGTTTGTTGGGGCAATGGCCGTTCATGGCAATCCATATGACGGGCATACGCTATCCGAAACCCTGGCCCAGGTAGAACGAATTACACAGAAGCCCCAAAGATCCTTTGTCGATAGAGGGTACCGAGGTCATGGCTATACCGGAGACATTGAGGTTCATGTTGATAAAGTCCGAAGAGGTCGCACTTCAAAAAGTTTATGGCGTTGGATGAAAAGACGAGCAGCAATTGAGCCGAGTATCGGACATTTAAAACAGGAGCATCGGATGGATCGCAACCGGTTAAAAGGTAAAGACGGGGATAAGATCAATGCGATCCTGAGCGCCGCAGGTATGAATATCAGCAAGCTGCTACGGTGGCTGGTTGATTATTTTTTACTTTTGTTGGGATTAAGGCCGACCGCCCATGCGTAGTGGGTGGTGCCGACCAGTTTTGGTATATAGGTTTTTCAGAATCGACTAACCTACCATCCTGTCGGCATGGTCCCAGGTGTGATGTCTTTCCGTATTCTGTCGGATCAGATTGCCGTTGGCATCATAGTCATGATTAGGAGCCTGGTCTTCCGCTCCGAAACTGGTCAGCCTATTACCTTCCGTCCCCCAATCTGCAGGAGCGCTGCTTGGTAAAGCGCTTATTTTTTCAGACCATTGCGCGGGCGTAAAGCCGGACATACCGTATTTTCGCTTCCACTTACCGCCAGTAGCATTATAGTGCATGAAGAGCATATTGCCGGCAGGATCATAGCTGTACGTTTGGGTATAGGACTCGGTCTGATCCGGCCCATTATCCGGATGAGGCGCTGGGGAACCTGGGAGATGCGTTCCGCAGTCTTTTCCCCCCATGGCGTAGCCGGGTCCGATGAACTGCTTGCAGGCACGACCGGTGGCCGTAAGCAGTCGATAGATTGGGTCATAGGTAAATTTTCGTAATAATCGGTCCCGGCCATTGGCATCATTGGCGATGCCACAGTTTGGCACCCGCTCGTCTATGCTGACAATATTGCCGACAAGGTCATAACCGTAAGTGAAATCCTGCCTGGGCTTGCCGATGCCTTGCCAGGTTTCGTCTTCACCAGAATGAGCAGCCGTGTAAATGCATTGTTCAGTACGCAAGCGGGCCAGACGGAAGGTGTGTGCATCATAGGCATAACGGGTCATTATTTCGTTGCCATAGTTGATGAGTATGCGCTGTCCTTTGGCATTGTAGGCGATATGCTTTACAAAAGAATCGTCTCCCAGTTGTACGGCCTCCAGTGCCCCTGCGCGGTTGTATGAAGGAGTCAGCAGTTTACGCTGACCTTCCACATCCTGGGGATAGGTGATTGATGAAGGCCGGTTGAGCGCGTCGTAGCGACTGCTGGTTTGGTAAACGGTGGTTTCAAGGACGTTTTCGGCGTCGGTATTCGACCAGTCCGCAATCCAGTCATTTTCCAGCTCACTGTCCCTGATGGTCTGACGGGATTTCTCCAGCAGGTTGCCTTTGACATCATAGCGCTCAAGGGTCAGTCGGCCGGCTTCGTCAAGATGGATATAGGGCTTGCCCAGCAGGTTACGCTTGCGTTTTTCGTCGTCTGACAAGCTACATTGATCACCATAGATGATTTTTTCCCGCCGGGTAAATTTTTGGACTGTAGACTTATCATTGATCGCCCAGACGCCATCGGGCCGGTTAAGTTGGTCATAGCTGCGCAGCACAATGCTGCCCTTGCTGTCCCGGTACTCAATCAGGCTGCCCAAGGCATCAAGGACCGAGGTGCGCCGGCCAGCATCAATACTCTTCACACTCAAAGCGCGATCAAGCAGGTCATAGTGATAGGTGAACGCGGTTCGGCCCAGCGCATCTACGACGGTGAGCAGATTTCCCCGGATATCGTAGGTGGAGCGGGTGATATGCCAATCCGCCGGTAAACGGCCATTGCGGGCGACAGTGCAGACCGTGCGGCCCATGGCATCTAATACAACGCTTGCCGGCGTGAAATGATGACCGGCATCGACGCTATTGGTGTCGGGATGGGTGAGGTGTGCCAGATCATTCGCATCGTAGGTATAACCCTCCCAGGGGGTGGGAAGAAAACCGGCGGATCCGGAGACAGACGCCATAACTTCAATGGTCAAGGTGAGGTCATCGGCATTCACCGGTCGGCCGAAAAGAATCAATTGTTGGGAGCCGTCGGGATTGAGGGTGCGGACCACCTGCCCGCGCGGATCGTAAAACATGCTGACATGACAGCCTGTTTTGGCCTCGTTTTCAGGCTGGAAGTCCCAACCCTGGCTGAAAAAGGGCTCATACTTTTCCACCACCTGTCCCTTGTTGTCGAAGACTTCCCAGCCGCTGACCACCACGCTGTCGGTCACGCGCCTGCCTATGGCCGCATCGAGCGTGCTGCCTGGTGCGGAGGGCAGCCCGACATTGTTGCCCGTCTTTCCGAAGACCAGATCCTCGGCCTGGGCGCGCGTTTGGATCAGACGGCCGAAACCGTCCGAGTATTCACGGGATTCGATGGTCTCATCTGAGATATTGTCACTGGCGTGATGGACGCGCCGGATGGTGTGGACAAAAACCGGTTTGCCGGTCTTCTTGAAATTGAGAAAATTATGGGTAAAGGCCATTTCCGGCTTGTCTGCCGTCCCACCGATGGTGTTACCCGCTTCATCCTGTCCGTTAATATATTGTTTGGCCGGCAGGCCGATGGGGCTATATTCGACGTGAGTGCTGTTGCCGTTTGGCTCGACCAGCGTCTTGGGTTGCAACAGGCGGTAGTTGTAAGTCGCTGTGGTTTTCATTCCCAAAGGGTCGCTCACTTCTATCGGGAGCAGGGCATATGGTTCGTCGTAGCTGATGCTGGCCCGGTTCCCGAGGGCATCCTCCATGGCTTCCGGAAGGCCGCGCGGGGAAAGGCGCCTTCGCAAAGTATCCGCATAGTAGCCATTTACATGGTTCTCAAGATCGGCAGTCTGATGATGATATCCGATGGCATCTCCAAAATTTGGCGGTGCATTTTCTGGCAGCGTTGTTGTACCGCCCAGGTAGCTAGGCCTTCGGTCATCATATGCCTTCTGAAGTAGCTCGTCATCGAACACCAGCGCTTCACTGCGGATCAATGCACCATGATTGCCAAGTCGGCCCATCGGCAACCCCTGAAATTCCGATCCGTCGTAGTGATTACATTGATGGCCGATGATAGTTGTCTCGCTGCCGGTGGAATTCTCGAACAGGATGCAAATATCCCGGACAGCTTGCCATTGTTTCTCAAGAGCGGCATGGACATCGTCATCAAAATCATCGGGGGCGCTTTGGGGTTCGGCAAGTTCAAAGGTTTTTATCTGGGCTACCCGGTCATGGATATAGGTTGCCTCCGTTGACGCAATGGCGTACTCGGTTCGGCTTTGAGTCGCCAGCACGTTTGATTGGTTGGGATTGACGGTGCCGATCACCGCACCTGAGAGCTCTTTCTGGTGCTTTTTCAACCGGGGCGTGGCCACTGCGGTCTGCTTGCGGGGACGGCCGTATGGGTCAAACCGATGATTGTTGCTGTCATCTTTGTAATGATAGTTTGTTATTGCAAACTGGGTCATGGGGTCGTCGCCCCGTTCCCACTGGGTGGTGCGTTGGGCAGTGGGGTGAGGAAAAAAAATCCGCTTTAGGCTGGGCGCGTTCTTTGGCGTTTCGATCTCCTCCAACCCATAGCTGTATTCCGTGACCGTATACGGTTTATGCTGTCGTTCACTGTCATCCAGAGCGTACAATTCCGTGCGCAGGATGCTGCCGCGCAGGGTGCGAAGGGCGTCTCGTTTAATACGTCTATTTTCCGGTGAAGGTATCCTGTCTTGGCCGCGGTCATTGTATCGGTTCAGGAAATGATTGACCTGCTCGGTATGTCCCAATAAATGGGGATCGCCCGACCAGTATTCGTCACCAAAATCAAGCTCGGTCCAGTCTCCGAATTCCTCGCCCACCGGTCCCTGATGGAACCATGTTTTGGTTAAAAGCGGTGGTGTGAACTGTTGTTTGGGCACATTATTGAACTGATCAACATCGCCATGCAGGCCGGCGGCGTGATAGTCGGTAAAGGTTTCGGTGTCCAGTTGCTCCACCATGCCGAAACCGCGAAATTCTCGCTCAGCGCCATCCCAATAGCCGTGGTGGTAGCGGTATTCGGTGGTGAGCTTGCCTCTGGATATTTCATCAATCACTTCGACCTTTGACACCGCCTGGACGGGGAAGGGCAGAGGTGTACGCCAGCGATGGTCTGGCTTTTTCTGATCTTCGAGAAAATAGTGGGTGGACGGTTTATATTCCACTCTGGTGACGGCACCCATGTGATTGTTCATTTCATTGAGTACATAGGGCTTTACCCCACCGGTGAAATCCAGAAACATCATGTGGTGTCGGCTAAGGCTTGTTGCATCTTTGCTCCAAAGCAGACCGCTGACGCCGCCGCCGTAAAGATCGACCAGCCGAACATGATCCGTGCTGGTAACCTGCGGTGTGCCTTGAATGAGGATGGGTTCCTCGCTCCAGCCGTTGCCGCTGTGGTTTAGCCAGAGCAGCACCTTACCCGAATCCACGTAGACCAAGTCGGCCAAGCCGTCGCCATCGACATCACCTAAAAGAATCAGTTTGGGGTCATAACCATATCTGAAACGTGGGGCATTTTTCATGGTCCGCCGCTCTCCCCAGCGGTTATGCCCCAGGTTTGGCCAGTATTCGATGTTACCATCGTGGATAAGGACGATGTCCTGAAGGCCATCTCCGGTCATGTCGGCCAAACGTACGCGGGCGTCGGAAAAGTTGACGTTTGGAAAAATGTCGAGACTTTGACGCAGTGCGTGACGCGTGCGTTTCCAAGCAAGTGTGGGGTCCGGGTGGTTGAAAAAAGATTCCATTCGGCTTCCGGACCGCAGCACATCGGTGTAGCCGTCACCATCCAGGTCAACCAGTTTTACTTCAGGATCTGTAAAGTCGAAACTGGGGATGACGGGATAGGGCTGGAAGGACTTTTTCGACCAGCGGCCTCCGTGGTCCAGTGGATAATATCCGGCCAATGGTCTGGAGGTCACCAGCAGGTCCGGGCGTCCGTCTCCGTTGGCGTCGATTATCTGGACGCCTGGATCAGCCAAGGAAAGCGGCGGTGCCTCGGCCATTGTCCGGGGCTGGTCGAATCGGCCGTTACCCAGGTTGCGCCAAAAACGAACCGTACCGTTCATTTCCAGAATATCCGGCAATCCGCTGCCGTGTAAATCAACAAGCTCCATTCCGGGCGAACTCAATGCGCGTGTGGGTAGATCTCGGCCCTTAATTACCTCAAACCTGCGTTTTTCCGGAGAGAAACGGGTGTAATTGAAAGTCATGGGTGGCAGTTGCTTGGGGTACGTTCCGTTTGGGGCGTCGTCTTTGTAGGGGAACCCGTTATCATCGAAACCAATAATATCGAGTTGGTTTAAAAGGGATACACCGTTGTAAGGATCGGTGTCATATTTGAAACGATACTCACGGACCGGAAGAACATCATCATTTGAGGTCTTGATATTGACTTTAATTGCAGTGCAGCAATGAGTTGTACGTGTTTCAAATCCGGCACGGAAGTCCGAAAAAGTATCTTTTCGACTTTCGTAGATAAACTCTACATGAACGAGAAATTTCCTGGCAACAAGTTCTCCATAATCAGCATATTTGATGGATTTCAGTAATATTTGTCCGCCTTGATCATCCCCTTCATGAGCAGTTGTATATGTATAGCAGATAGAATTGCCGAACGGGTCTTTAGTTTCGGTGAGTTTCCAGGAAAAAATTTGCGTAGCGTCAAGTGGGTTTGTGAGGGTTGCCTGCTTATTTTCTGACTCCCCACATTGGCCATAGTAACTGATGAGCCCATCTTTGCTTTCGACTTTCCAGTAATTACCGGATTCCGTCTTATGATGAATGATGCGGGCAAAAAGTCCTTCCGTTCTTGGACGATAGACGACCTCACCAGGATAGCCGCCTGAAATTTGAACCAGGTCTTCTGCACCCGAAAGGATGAATACATCATGCTTTCCACTTGATTCAAGATGTTGGGCGTCTTCGTTGTACTGCGGGACGCCACCGGAAGTTTTACGACTAACGCCAGGAATGCTCAAACTCCAGCCGAGACCAAATGGCCCATTGCCGTTGCCACTGCTGTAGACCAGTTTAAGATCGGGTTGAAAGCCATTTCGGCCCGGAGGGATCGCAATTGGAACCGAAAAATTGCCGGTGCCGGTATGTAAATCGGGCTGAAACTTTTCTCCAATGCCTTGTAAGGCACCGCCGCCTTTTGGTAGAGAAATTATAGACTGGAAATTATTCGAATTGCCGCCCATCGTACACCTCAGAAAGAATTTTCATTTGTGAACGTTAAAGTCAGGGAGACCTGCAAAGTGTTTAGTTACCTGATAGATATTTGTACCGGAGACTTCTAAAATAGTCAATAAAAATAAAGTGTTTTGAAAAATAATGGAGATAAAATCCTTTAAAATATCAACGTATTAAAATTGACATATCAAAACTTGCAGGCCATCTGAACGAAATAAAAACTAAGTCCGAAAAAAAAGATGAACACAACACCACTGTGGATGATTTTTTCATGGTGGCAGGTATCCGGTTCGAGATGTAATGTAGCTACATTACATAAATACCATTAAATTTCAGGCACACCGTCTTCCAGATTGATGTGCCTGTTTTATTTTTATATGTATGCCACACAGATCTTTTACATAAACCACACCTATTCTAAACGGAAATGATTGCTTTGATTGACAATCTTTGCACTATAAATTACTATATTCTCACTTTATGACGCGACTTGTGAGTCGCAAGCTCTATGGCATTTTAACCCTTTATCTTTATGGGTAATATTGTTCCAATGGATGCTATTCTTAATTTTTGTCCATATATTCTGCACACGTTGGCACCGGCATGCCCAAAAAATTGTTTTTCAGAAAGCCATACACAGACGACCAACTAGAATTAAATAATATTATTTCATAAAAAAATACGACTCACAAAATGAGAAAAAAGCATTCATATCACAGCCTGGAATATAAACAATGGATTACTGACAAAACACTGGAGTCTTTGTATGATAATGCACCAAGCTCTGTAATCGGCAGTTTTGCAGTATTTGTGGTTCTTGCTTGGTTTCTATGGACTCAAATCTATTCACTATCATTATTATGCTGGTCGATTGCAGGAATTTTGATTTTTGTCTTAAGATTGGCGGTTTGGTTTGGATATAAGCAAAAAAAAGACAAATTGCCACCCAAGTTCTGGCTCAACAGTTATCGTTTAATGACACTTAGTTCCGGAATTTTAAATGGCATAGCCATGTGGTTATTTTTTGACGATGTCCCTGCCGAATATCAACAATTATTCTGTCTTTCTGTTGCCGGTTTGACTGCAGCCGCGTCTGGGACCCATGCGGTTGATTTACCGACATTCCTGCTGTTTATGCTATCTTCATGTTTATTGGCAATCACAAAACTAATATTCCATGGCGGAACCACATACATTGCCCTTTCCATTATGTTTATACTCTATGTATTGGTAATGGGAAAAGCCGGTCAGAACAACAACAAAGCGCTTCTTAGCAATTTTAAGCTGACTTATAGCATGCATTACCGGGCAACCCATGATCTTCTTGTAGATTTATTGAACCGGACTGAATTTGAAAATCTTTTTGCACTGAATACACCTTTGACCCATCATGGTGTTGCCATTCTATTCCTTGATCTTGATAACTTCAAACCCTTAAACGACACCCTGGGGCATCAGGCAGGAGACCGGGCGTTGAAACAGGTGGCGGATATTATGGTAAAAGCGCTCAGGTCAGATGATCCTGTAGCCCGCATAGGTGGAGATGAATTCGTAACATTTCTTTTCTTGGACGATGTTAACGAAGCTAAAAAAATTGCTGGTAATATCCTTCAAAGAATCCAGGAAATGTCCTTTCCCGGGAAACATAATTATGCCGGCCTGAGTGCAAGCATCGGCATAGCCTTTCACCACAATAACAAGGTGAAGTATTCACAACTATTGCACACTGCCGATTCCGCCTGCTACAAAAGCAAAGAACGGGGAAAAAATCAAGTAACTGTCGTACTTGTAAAAGACAATGCTTAGGTCAATAAGTCTTTAAAATTTAATCATCTGTATACTTAATCGTAATTCCGGCAAATAGTCGGTATTTTTTTATTTTTGTCAGGCAGCTGACAGACAGATGGATTTTCCAATTATATTTTGATACATGCAAATAAACGCAGTGCATCGGAAACCCCGGAGGAAAACCATGAACAAAGAAATGCAGCAGTCAGAACAATCATCTGCCATCATAGAAAAATCAATACTTTCAACATCATTGAATCAAAATTCCTGGGCCACCCTGAGCCAATCCCTGGATTTATTTTTCAAATCGTTAAAACTTGGCAGGGTACGGGGCGTAGTCGACATCATCATCGACACCCCAGACCCTATACACAGAGACGATTCTGGGTACATCCAATTAATCCGGGAATTGATCCAGCATGACATCCTGATAACAATATCCGGGTTCAAAACAGTAGAAAACGGACCGTTGGGGGTAATAGATCCGGATCTTTTTCAACATGCAGAGGACGGCCTCTCTGAATTTTGCGGTTTCATTGGCGTACAACCGGTTTTGTATATTGACCAGATAGATGAAACCGAAATTGTTGATTTTTATAATGAAGTAGCCCAACGCGCCGACGTAGAAATATCGGATTTACCTATGGCGAAGGTTGCGCCAGAAGCGTCTCAAGAACAGACAGGACGGCTGGGAAATATTTTTACTATGCACAAGAGCCCTACATATACAGCCGACTTGATTAATGCGCAGATACACGAAAAACGACTGGCCCTGAATTGGTGTGATCGCTGCAGCGGCGCTTTTTCACCCTTTTCATAAAACGGCCATGGGCCGACCTGACATATCAGCTGCCAGGCACAGCCCACAACAAAGTTTGAAAGATCTGGGTAACTTATCCAGACTTTTTTATAAAACAGCTATGGGCAATTGGGTCTATCGACGCTTTTCATTTTAAAGATCAAGAGGCTTCTAAGGTTTTCAGGAGGGCAAGATCTGCAATAAAAAACTTGCCCCGCCCCAATTTCCTGATCACTTTCTGCCGGGACAGTTGATTTAAAAAGGTGGATACCGTCTGCCGTGTAGACCCCACCAGAAATGCGATCTGTTCAACAGAAAGATCAATTTTAATGATAATGCCACCGTCTGCACCTGGTATGCCGTACTTTTGGGCCTCGTTGACCAAGAGTCCGACCAGACGGCTGTTGACATCTTTGAAGATCAGGTTTTCAATAATGGTAAATGAGTTTTTCAGCATACTGCCTAGTATGCCGATCATGGCTTTTGCCACTTCCGGATCATCCAGCATTTTTTGCCGGAATGTTTCAGTGTCTGCGCTTAGGACATCAATCTCATCCAGTGCCTGCACAAACGCACGCGTATGTGCAGAGTAGATATCACCTTTGGAAAGAATGCCGATATTAAATTCTTTATCTTCATATCCCAGATATACCCGGGCTCGCCCCTTGGCCACGATAAAAATTCGATTTTCACCACTTTCGGGACGACAAATAAAATCCCCTTTGGGATAGCTGCGTTTTTTCAGTGCAGCATATAAGTCAGCAAATTCCGGACGCTGAAGATGGGCCAAAAGATTTTCTTCCAATAATTTCATTATTTAAAAAAAGGGGGGCAAATCTACTTTTACCCCCCCCCCCCTTAATCGAAATCCTTTGCTGAAAGTCTTACCAAGATTGTCAAAACGGCGTTATGCGCCAATAATTGTCACGTTGACTTTTCGGGTTCTGGGCCCATCAAACTCGCAGAAAAAAAGGCTTTGCCAGGTCCCCAGTACCAAATTTCCATTTTCAAGGGCAACGGTTTCAGACGGCCCGAACAGGCTGACCTTTATATGGGCCGCTGAATTGCCTTCCATATGTGTAAAATTGTCATCAAAGGGAATCACCTTGTTGATGCAGGATAAAATATCCACAGGCACCGCCGGATCCGCATTTTCATTAATGGTCACAGCCCCTGTGGTATGCATGGAAAACACATGCACAAGGCCGTTACTTATGCCGGACTGCCGGACAATGTCCCGGACCTGGGCGGTAATGTCCATCATCTGGGTCCTGGCCCCGGTTTTAATTGAAAACTGCATCTATTCGGTTCCCCCCTTTAACTTGGTCCTGTTACATTTCCAGGGCGGTTTTTACGATGTTTTCAACTGAAAAACCAAACTCTTTGAGAACTGTACCGCCAGGGGCAGACGCACCGAACCGTTCAATGCT
This window of the uncultured Desulfobacter sp. genome carries:
- a CDS encoding RHS repeat-associated core domain-containing protein; amino-acid sequence: MQPEGGSDPSIKARYLYGADGVRVKKLVSNQQNEITTTTYIDTIFEQHSRKTINHEKVNNFLHIMDNQNRIALVRVDEPFDSSDASPKVKYHLNDHLGSSNIVLGGDSYEANNLLNGEEYFPFGETSFGSFSKKKYRYSGKELDEETGLYYYGARYFVPWLLRWSTIDPFGAIDSTNLFIFVKNNPIRNVDSWGLKTSTDPQHNMQTGESSADTICISNNKTGYSVNINPLTGIIKTIEGDWLTKYYAALTGLIDPEAASKSFEIMIDGNWVPFSEGVNPEYLEKGDLVRFTGTILPEAVPEGKVKPPATAPKLINYGVKKSGEDVYLNTGIDVQLGRVGAKAIRVEAEAGKGGTSVTGDLASARSKIPIGYADVDLTISTPKGSAGAYLGGLKENPDGTFESTYGLELTGSLLDLEVSSVSQGFGASGGLGGGCRIKIQTNLKIITRSE
- a CDS encoding IS5 family transposase, with product MKPTKPPIEDNQGDLFLPQLENIISLGHSLVKLSRAVDWDALDKKFGVTFCEDNGRPGISTRLMTALHYLKFTYNLSDEAVVKGWVENPYWQYFSGMKYFEHELPCDPSSMTRWRKRIGEVGAEELLKKTIEAGLVLKAVKKSQLHNINVDTTVQEKDVRFPTDARLYDRARDRLVKAAKDREINLRQNYNRLSKQTLLKQSRYAHAKQMKRAKKATKKLKTYLGRVIRDIQRKYPTPDKEMDELLNVATRIWSQKRKDKNKVYSVHEPHVECISKGKAHKRYEFGCKVSVATTSRGCWFVGAMAVHGNPYDGHTLSETLAQVERITQKPQRSFVDRGYRGHGYTGDIEVHVDKVRRGRTSKSLWRWMKRRAAIEPSIGHLKQEHRMDRNRLKGKDGDKINAILSAAGMNISKLLRWLVDYFLLLLGLRPTAHA
- a CDS encoding SpvB/TcaC N-terminal domain-containing protein, with product MGGNSNNFQSIISLPKGGGALQGIGEKFQPDLHTGTGNFSVPIAIPPGRNGFQPDLKLVYSSGNGNGPFGLGWSLSIPGVSRKTSGGVPQYNEDAQHLESSGKHDVFILSGAEDLVQISGGYPGEVVYRPRTEGLFARIIHHKTESGNYWKVESKDGLISYYGQCGESENKQATLTNPLDATQIFSWKLTETKDPFGNSICYTYTTAHEGDDQGGQILLKSIKYADYGELVARKFLVHVEFIYESRKDTFSDFRAGFETRTTHCCTAIKVNIKTSNDDVLPVREYRFKYDTDPYNGVSLLNQLDIIGFDDNGFPYKDDAPNGTYPKQLPPMTFNYTRFSPEKRRFEVIKGRDLPTRALSSPGMELVDLHGSGLPDILEMNGTVRFWRNLGNGRFDQPRTMAEAPPLSLADPGVQIIDANGDGRPDLLVTSRPLAGYYPLDHGGRWSKKSFQPYPVIPSFDFTDPEVKLVDLDGDGYTDVLRSGSRMESFFNHPDPTLAWKRTRHALRQSLDIFPNVNFSDARVRLADMTGDGLQDIVLIHDGNIEYWPNLGHNRWGERRTMKNAPRFRYGYDPKLILLGDVDGDGLADLVYVDSGKVLLWLNHSGNGWSEEPILIQGTPQVTSTDHVRLVDLYGGGVSGLLWSKDATSLSRHHMMFLDFTGGVKPYVLNEMNNHMGAVTRVEYKPSTHYFLEDQKKPDHRWRTPLPFPVQAVSKVEVIDEISRGKLTTEYRYHHGYWDGAEREFRGFGMVEQLDTETFTDYHAAGLHGDVDQFNNVPKQQFTPPLLTKTWFHQGPVGEEFGDWTELDFGDEYWSGDPHLLGHTEQVNHFLNRYNDRGQDRIPSPENRRIKRDALRTLRGSILRTELYALDDSERQHKPYTVTEYSYGLEEIETPKNAPSLKRIFFPHPTAQRTTQWERGDDPMTQFAITNYHYKDDSNNHRFDPYGRPRKQTAVATPRLKKHQKELSGAVIGTVNPNQSNVLATQSRTEYAIASTEATYIHDRVAQIKTFELAEPQSAPDDFDDDVHAALEKQWQAVRDICILFENSTGSETTIIGHQCNHYDGSEFQGLPMGRLGNHGALIRSEALVFDDELLQKAYDDRRPSYLGGTTTLPENAPPNFGDAIGYHHQTADLENHVNGYYADTLRRRLSPRGLPEAMEDALGNRASISYDEPYALLPIEVSDPLGMKTTATYNYRLLQPKTLVEPNGNSTHVEYSPIGLPAKQYINGQDEAGNTIGGTADKPEMAFTHNFLNFKKTGKPVFVHTIRRVHHASDNISDETIESREYSDGFGRLIQTRAQAEDLVFGKTGNNVGLPSAPGSTLDAAIGRRVTDSVVVSGWEVFDNKGQVVEKYEPFFSQGWDFQPENEAKTGCHVSMFYDPRGQVVRTLNPDGSQQLILFGRPVNADDLTLTIEVMASVSGSAGFLPTPWEGYTYDANDLAHLTHPDTNSVDAGHHFTPASVVLDAMGRTVCTVARNGRLPADWHITRSTYDIRGNLLTVVDALGRTAFTYHYDLLDRALSVKSIDAGRRTSVLDALGSLIEYRDSKGSIVLRSYDQLNRPDGVWAINDKSTVQKFTRREKIIYGDQCSLSDDEKRKRNLLGKPYIHLDEAGRLTLERYDVKGNLLEKSRQTIRDSELENDWIADWSNTDAENVLETTVYQTSSRYDALNRPSSITYPQDVEGQRKLLTPSYNRAGALEAVQLGDDSFVKHIAYNAKGQRILINYGNEIMTRYAYDAHTFRLARLRTEQCIYTAAHSGEDETWQGIGKPRQDFTYGYDLVGNIVSIDERVPNCGIANDANGRDRLLRKFTYDPIYRLLTATGRACKQFIGPGYAMGGKDCGTHLPGSPAPHPDNGPDQTESYTQTYSYDPAGNMLFMHYNATGGKWKRKYGMSGFTPAQWSEKISALPSSAPADWGTEGNRLTSFGAEDQAPNHDYDANGNLIRQNTERHHTWDHADRMVG